From the genome of Helicobacter pylori, one region includes:
- a CDS encoding peroxiredoxin, whose translation MEKLKVGQLAPDFRLKNSDGVEISLKDLLHKKVVLYFYPKDNTPGCTLEAQDFSALFSEFEKKNAVVVGISPDNAQSHQKFISQCSLNVILLCDEDKKAANLYKAYGKRMLYGKEHLGIIRSTFIINTQGVLEKCFYNVKAKGHAQKVLESL comes from the coding sequence ATGGAAAAATTAAAAGTAGGGCAATTAGCCCCTGATTTTAGATTGAAAAACAGCGATGGCGTAGAAATTTCTTTAAAAGATTTGCTCCATAAAAAAGTGGTGCTGTATTTCTACCCTAAAGACAACACCCCAGGATGCACTTTAGAAGCGCAAGACTTTAGTGCTCTGTTTAGTGAATTTGAAAAGAAAAACGCTGTTGTCGTGGGCATAAGCCCTGATAACGCCCAATCGCATCAAAAATTTATCAGCCAATGCTCTTTGAATGTGATTTTGCTCTGCGATGAAGATAAAAAAGCCGCCAATCTTTACAAAGCTTATGGCAAACGTATGCTTTACGGGAAGGAGCATTTGGGGATTATCCGCTCCACTTTCATTATCAACACGCAAGGCGTTTTAGAAAAATGCTTCTACAATGTCAAAGCGAAAGGCCATGCTCAAAAGGTTTTAGAGAGTTTGTAG
- a CDS encoding L-lactate permease — protein sequence MEFYQVYDPLGNIWLSALVALSPIALFFISLIVFKLKGYSAGFLSLVLSIIIALFVYKMPAQMVSTSFFYGFLYGLWPIAWIVIAAIFLYNLSVKSGYFEILKESILTLTPDHRILVILIGFCFGSFLEGAIGFGGPVAITAAILVGLGLNPLYAAGLCLIANTAPVAFGAVGIPITAMASVVGIPELEISQMVGRVLPLFSIGIPFFIVFLMDGFRGIRETFPAVVVTGFSFAIVQFLSSNYLGPQLPDIISALVSLIATTLFLKFWQPKRIFTSNGKEPTINTEKHHICKVIVAWMPFVLLTITIIIWTQPWFKALFKEGGALAFSSFAFEFSSISQKIFKTVPIVTEATNFPVVFKFPLILTTGTSIFLAALLSVFLLRVKISDAIGVFGTTLKEMRLPILTIGVVLAFAYVANYSGMSATLALALADTGHVFTFFSPVVGWLGVFLTGSDTSSNLLFGSLQMLIATQLGLPEVLFLAANTSGGVVGKMISPQSIAIACAAVGLVGKESELFRFTVKYSIALAIIMGIVFTLIAYVFPFIIPVTPT from the coding sequence ATGGAATTTTATCAAGTCTATGACCCATTAGGCAATATTTGGCTGAGCGCTTTAGTGGCGCTATCGCCTATTGCACTCTTTTTTATTTCTCTTATTGTCTTTAAACTTAAGGGGTATAGCGCTGGGTTTTTAAGCTTAGTGCTTTCAATCATTATTGCGTTATTTGTGTATAAAATGCCTGCTCAAATGGTGAGCACGAGTTTTTTCTATGGCTTTCTTTATGGCTTATGGCCGATCGCATGGATTGTGATCGCTGCGATTTTTCTTTACAACCTTTCAGTGAAATCCGGGTATTTTGAGATTTTAAAAGAAAGCATTTTAACCCTAACGCCGGATCACCGCATTTTAGTGATTTTGATTGGCTTTTGTTTTGGCTCGTTTTTAGAAGGAGCGATCGGTTTTGGAGGTCCGGTAGCGATCACAGCGGCGATTTTAGTCGGCCTTGGGCTAAACCCCTTATACGCTGCCGGATTGTGCCTAATCGCTAACACCGCTCCTGTAGCTTTTGGTGCGGTGGGTATTCCTATTACGGCAATGGCTAGCGTGGTGGGTATCCCTGAGTTAGAGATTTCTCAAATGGTGGGCAGGGTGTTACCCCTTTTTTCCATTGGTATTCCTTTTTTCATTGTGTTTTTAATGGATGGTTTTAGAGGGATCAGAGAGACTTTTCCTGCAGTGGTTGTTACCGGGTTTAGTTTCGCTATCGTGCAATTTTTAAGCTCTAATTATCTAGGGCCACAACTCCCGGATATTATTTCAGCTTTAGTGTCATTGATCGCTACCACTTTATTTTTAAAATTCTGGCAGCCCAAGCGCATTTTCACCAGCAATGGCAAAGAGCCCACGATTAACACAGAAAAACACCATATTTGTAAGGTGATTGTGGCGTGGATGCCTTTTGTGTTGCTCACTATTACGATTATCATATGGACGCAACCCTGGTTTAAAGCGCTCTTTAAAGAAGGTGGGGCTTTGGCGTTTTCTAGCTTTGCGTTTGAATTCAGTTCTATCAGTCAAAAGATTTTTAAAACCGTTCCCATTGTCACTGAAGCGACCAATTTTCCTGTCGTGTTCAAATTCCCTTTGATCCTAACGACAGGCACTTCCATTTTTTTAGCCGCTCTTTTAAGCGTGTTTTTGTTGCGCGTGAAAATCAGTGATGCGATAGGGGTGTTTGGGACCACTTTAAAAGAAATGCGTTTGCCGATTTTAACCATTGGCGTGGTTTTAGCGTTTGCGTATGTGGCTAATTATAGCGGCATGAGCGCTACGCTCGCTTTAGCGTTAGCGGATACCGGGCATGTTTTCACTTTCTTTTCGCCTGTTGTAGGTTGGCTTGGGGTGTTTTTAACCGGAAGCGATACGAGTTCTAATCTTTTATTTGGCTCTTTGCAAATGCTCATCGCTACACAGCTTGGCTTGCCTGAAGTGCTTTTCTTAGCGGCAAACACTTCAGGGGGTGTTGTGGGTAAAATGATAAGCCCTCAAAGCATCGCTATCGCTTGCGCGGCGGTGGGGCTAGTGGGGAAAGAGAGCGAATTGTTCAGATTTACAGTAAAATACTCTATCGCTTTGGCGATCATTATGGGGATTGTATTCACTCTTATTGCTTATGTCTTCCCCTTTATTATCCCGGTTACTCCTACTTAA
- a CDS encoding LutB/LldF family L-lactate oxidation iron-sulfur protein codes for MEKYHSDQEYEETITDQLGDKQLRENLRSAMDTLRTNRKNLIKNRYSEWENLRELGKEVKLKILSRLDEYLELFEKNATQNGFKIHYAKDGDEANEIIYNLAKEKDIKRILKQKSMASEEIGLNHYLKEKGIQAQETDLGELIIQLINEHPVHIVVPAIHKNRKQIGKIFEEKLNAAYEEEPEKLNAIARKHMRKEFESFKMGISGVNFAIANEGAIWLVENEGNGRMSTTACDVHVAICGIEKLVESFDDAAILNNLLAPSAVGVPITCYQNIITGPRKEGDLDGPKEAHIILLDNNRSNILADEKYYRALSCIRCGTCLNHCPVYDKIGGHAYLSTYPGPIGVVVSPQLFGLNNYGHIPNLCSLCGRCTEVCPVEIPLAELIRDLRSDKVGEGRGVVKGAKSTQHSGMEKFSMKMFAKMASDGAKWRFQLKMAQFFSPLGKLLAPILPLVKEWASVRTLPDMDTSLHAKVQHLEGVIYE; via the coding sequence ATGGAAAAATATCACAGCGACCAAGAATACGAAGAAACCATCACCGACCAATTAGGCGATAAGCAATTAAGGGAAAATTTGCGTTCTGCAATGGATACCTTAAGGACTAATCGTAAGAATCTGATTAAAAATCGTTACAGCGAGTGGGAAAATTTAAGGGAATTAGGCAAAGAAGTCAAGCTTAAAATTTTATCCAGGCTTGATGAATATTTGGAATTGTTTGAAAAAAACGCCACTCAAAACGGCTTTAAAATCCATTACGCTAAAGACGGCGATGAAGCTAATGAAATCATTTACAACCTCGCTAAAGAAAAAGATATCAAGCGCATTTTAAAGCAAAAATCCATGGCGAGCGAAGAAATTGGCTTGAACCATTATCTCAAAGAAAAGGGCATTCAAGCGCAAGAAACGGATTTGGGCGAATTGATTATCCAACTCATTAATGAACACCCTGTGCATATTGTCGTGCCGGCTATCCATAAAAACCGCAAGCAAATCGGTAAGATTTTTGAAGAAAAACTCAACGCCGCTTATGAAGAAGAGCCTGAAAAGCTTAATGCGATCGCCAGAAAACACATGCGCAAAGAATTTGAAAGCTTTAAAATGGGGATTAGTGGGGTTAATTTCGCTATCGCTAATGAAGGAGCGATTTGGTTAGTGGAAAATGAAGGCAATGGCAGAATGAGTACCACCGCATGCGATGTGCATGTTGCTATTTGCGGGATTGAAAAATTAGTAGAAAGCTTTGATGATGCGGCGATTTTAAACAATCTGCTCGCTCCAAGTGCTGTGGGTGTGCCTATCACTTGTTATCAAAACATTATCACAGGCCCCAGAAAAGAGGGCGATTTAGACGGCCCTAAAGAAGCCCACATCATTTTATTAGACAACAACCGCTCTAATATTTTGGCTGATGAAAAGTATTATCGCGCTCTTTCATGCATTCGTTGCGGGACTTGTTTGAACCACTGCCCTGTGTATGATAAAATCGGTGGGCATGCCTATCTTTCTACTTATCCTGGCCCTATAGGCGTGGTGGTATCCCCCCAACTCTTTGGCCTGAATAATTACGGGCATATCCCTAATTTATGCAGTCTTTGCGGGCGTTGCACTGAAGTTTGCCCTGTAGAAATCCCTTTAGCAGAACTCATTAGAGACTTGCGATCGGATAAAGTGGGCGAGGGCAGGGGTGTAGTCAAGGGGGCTAAAAGCACCCAACACAGCGGGATGGAAAAATTCTCTATGAAAATGTTTGCCAAAATGGCAAGCGATGGGGCTAAGTGGCGTTTCCAATTGAAAATGGCTCAATTTTTCTCGCCTTTAGGCAAGCTTTTAGCCCCCATACTGCCTTTAGTCAAAGAGTGGGCGAGCGTGAGAACCTTACCCGATATGGACACAAGCTTGCATGCAAAAGTTCAGCACTTAGAAGGGGTTATTTATGAGTAA
- a CDS encoding LutC/YkgG family protein, with protein sequence MSKELILNRIKEARAKHTIQGANPAYRNIIKVEFEDLVEEYKHFQVLNKAEVIESAKENLEQAVLKALENFKSKKVLHSTDLNLNFEAFKDFILQPYDKEIEAMREELFEIDTALLHGVCGISSLGMIGAVSSHASPRLLSLITLNCIILLKKESIVRNLSEGMQALKNQSKNGVLPTNMLLIGGPSRTADIELKTVFGVHGPQKVAIILY encoded by the coding sequence ATGAGTAAAGAGCTTATTTTAAACCGCATTAAAGAAGCCAGAGCCAAGCACACCATTCAGGGAGCAAACCCTGCTTACAGGAATATCATTAAAGTGGAATTTGAAGACTTGGTGGAAGAATACAAACATTTCCAAGTGTTGAATAAAGCTGAAGTCATTGAAAGCGCTAAAGAAAATTTAGAGCAAGCGGTTTTAAAGGCTTTAGAAAATTTTAAAAGCAAAAAAGTCTTACACTCTACAGATTTAAATTTGAATTTTGAAGCATTTAAGGATTTTATTTTACAGCCTTATGATAAAGAAATTGAAGCGATGCGTGAAGAGTTGTTTGAGATTGATACGGCTTTGTTGCATGGGGTTTGCGGGATTTCAAGCTTGGGCATGATTGGGGCGGTTTCTTCGCATGCAAGCCCGCGATTGCTTTCGCTCATCACCCTTAATTGCATTATCTTATTGAAAAAAGAATCCATTGTGCGCAATTTGAGTGAAGGCATGCAAGCTTTAAAAAACCAGAGCAAAAACGGTGTATTGCCCACAAACATGCTCCTTATTGGCGGGCCTAGCCGGACAGCCGATATTGAATTAAAAACCGTTTTTGGGGTGCATGGGCCTCAAAAAGTCGCTATCATTCTCTATTAA
- a CDS encoding (Fe-S)-binding protein: MKVNFFATCLGAAIYSNASLNAIKLLRKENLEVVFKKDQTCCGQPSYNSGYYEETKKVVLYNIKLYSSNDYPIILPSGSCTGMMRHDYLELFEGHAEFNMVKDFCSRVYELSEFLDKKLQVKYEDKGEPLKITWHSNCHALRVAKVIDSAKNLIRQLKNVELIELEKEEECCGFGGTFSVKEPEISAVMVKEKIKDIESRQVDVIVSADAGCLMNISTAMQKMGSLTKPMHFYDFLASRLGL, translated from the coding sequence TTGAAAGTCAATTTCTTTGCTACTTGTCTAGGAGCAGCCATATACAGCAACGCATCGCTTAACGCTATCAAATTACTCCGTAAGGAAAATTTGGAAGTGGTTTTTAAAAAAGACCAAACATGTTGCGGTCAGCCAAGCTATAACTCAGGGTATTATGAAGAGACAAAAAAAGTCGTTCTATATAATATCAAACTTTATTCCAGTAACGACTACCCTATTATTTTACCTAGCGGTTCATGCACAGGGATGATGCGGCATGATTATTTGGAATTGTTTGAAGGGCATGCGGAATTCAACATGGTTAAAGATTTTTGCTCTAGGGTGTATGAATTAAGCGAGTTTTTGGATAAAAAATTGCAAGTCAAGTATGAAGATAAGGGCGAACCCCTTAAAATCACATGGCATTCTAACTGCCATGCCTTAAGGGTGGCTAAAGTGATTGACTCAGCGAAAAATCTCATCAGACAGCTTAAAAATGTGGAACTCATTGAATTGGAAAAAGAAGAAGAGTGCTGCGGGTTTGGAGGGACTTTTTCAGTCAAAGAGCCTGAAATTTCAGCGGTTATGGTCAAAGAAAAGATTAAAGACATAGAAAGCCGTCAAGTGGATGTGATTGTTTCAGCGGATGCTGGGTGTTTGATGAATATCAGCACCGCTATGCAAAAAATGGGCTCTTTAACAAAACCCATGCATTTTTATGACTTTTTAGCCTCAAGGCTTGGGCTTTAA